DNA from Thunnus maccoyii chromosome 21, fThuMac1.1, whole genome shotgun sequence:
CCAGCCTGTTAGGAGTTTCCAGGAGAGGCAGGAGATTCCAGGTGCACATTCAGTGGAAGAAGAGTTTGAGCAGTAATAGGCCTAACACAGTGCAGATAATCCGGAGTGCCGTTCATTGTTCCACCACTCAGCGTGACAGTatggaaaaacaagcagcattCATGCAAATCATGGGTTTATTTGGCCTGTTTAatcattgattcattcattcattatttaattattcattatttaaaatgactgatgGTGAGGCAATATAAATAAGATATGTTCATATTGTTACGTTGCATTTCCCAACGTTGCATCACTCTAAATCATTTCCCCCAACTATAAGAACACATTAGGAGGTGCAGTTGAAAGGTGAGTTGGACAGATGATAGAGATAATAAATTCCATGTGTTAATAGTCTGTTTATCATAATCATTGCTGGATGTCCAATATTACACAATACATGCAAGATGTGGCTTTAATAAAGGCAGTGTGAAATGATGTGATTGGACAGGAATGACtgatgtgaatcagatgatCTAGCCtacaaatttaaatgtattttatttcaatttattgTTTAATCCATGTGAGTATCCTGTCAGAGATACAGCCTATGCAAATGGATTATGGgtaaatatttttgtaatatttaagCTATTTATTAAATTAGACATTTTATTATGGCATATATAACCTTATTTACCTATACACATAAAGCctgtatttaaaaatgctgctgttttctACATTTCACGTCTTCAGCATGTGGTAAAACAATGACTTTTGATATTTCTGACCAGTTAGGAATGATTTCCAGTCTTAAGATGCTTGATGAATGCCCTGCACTTTTTCCAGCTCAGTCACACCGTCTGCTGATAATAAAGACTCCTATAAAGAAAGCAGCTCAGAAGTCAACATCATAAAGGAGACATTCAGCTCCTTTCAGACCACTCGCAGCACGTCAGGCTCTCCTTTTCAGTAACAGCTTTATTTGTGCCATTACTACTTCCTCATGGTTTTGTTTGAGTCCCAGTCCCAGCCCCcatcactcctttttttttttttaaactttttttctgttgcccTCTGCAGCTGGAAAACCTTGGGAATTTCATCAAAGCTATCCTGGCCTATGGCCTGAAGCCCAATGACATCTTTGAGGCCAATGACCTGTTTGAAAATGGTAACATGACTCAAGTCCAGACCACACTGCTAGCACTGGCCAGCATGGTGAGTGAACACTCATCAGTACACAAGGTCATTGTCTACTGAGGTGCACGTTTTCTGTTGTTATAGGAAACCAAATGCAGTGTCACATCAGCTCTGTGAccagtgtttcttctctctcaggcaAAGACCAAAGGTATGGACACAAAGATTGATATCGGGGTGAAATATGCAGACAAACAGGCTCGACATTTCGACAATGAGAAGATCAAGGCTGGTCAGTGTGTCATTGGACTGCAGGTAACTATGCAACCAGTCACCACTACACTTGAACTGATATCTTTAGGCTGACGTCACTGAGAGCCGTTGTTTtgattgcagctttaaatatcttggtgcCAGAGAAGTAAATAGATTCACATTTTCCCAAGAGAATTTTATTTCTTCTACAATTAAACAGTCATGGGACACTAAAACTCTCATTAAAAAGCCATACTTTCAGTTGTAGGACCTCTCTATAAAGCAGGACAAACACCTGATCCGtaaataaagaaacagtttactgcaaaatgaattAAGGTTTGAAGTCAGTGATTCTATATTTTAAACAATTTAGACTGAAATATGGTTAGATCTGATGAGATCCTTTTGTTGGCCTCTTTTCCTCAGATGGGAACAAACAAGTGTGCGAGTCAGGCTGGAATGACTGCATATGGAACCAGAAGACATCTGTATGATCCAAAGACTCAGACTGACAAACCCTATGACCAGACCACCATCAGCCTTCAGATGGGAACCAACAAAGGAGCCAGCCAGGTTAAAATCCCCTCAGCTTTTACCTGCTGTTGTTGTATCTGTATCATCAACTAATGATCCCACTAACAAGTATTATATGTATCCAAAACCTGATGGTATCCATGTTGTTACCTAGATATCCGTCTCTTATTTCTGCCTCTATGTGAATATAATGGAGGTGGAATTAGTTTTGTTTGTAGGGCAGAAAGTCATGTACTTGAAAAATTCATCAGCCACCTTCAACAGTTTTCATGGAAACTAAACTTCCTCAGGTCAAAGTAGCTCTAGTGAAAACAGTCTCCAGTGTAGTCTTTGGATAATCCAGAGTAACAGACTTTGTGTCTGAAAAGAGGTTTTGCTGCTGAAATTATTCATTGCAATTTTTTCCATGTAAATCCATACACTACTATTGTGTAGGGGTGGAGGCGTTCATAATAGGATATCTGAgtacctggacaaataaaaccagaaccaccagagggaggagaggaaaccCCTTAAATCATAACTTTTGTCTGTAAAGGTGTGGAATAACTTGacattactgaaaataaaataggtTTAATGTTAATCTTGATTGATGAGCATAAGCCATCATTGCTGAATTGTGAACATTCTTACTTGGATTTTATTCAAAATGTCCAGTTAGACAGAACTCACCACAAAATGAGTGTATGCATAGTATCATGTGGTAAAGTTTGTGTGTTGGTTCCTGCAGGCGGGCATGTCTGCCCCCGGTACCCGCAGAGACATCTACGACCAGAAGGTGGCACAGCAGCCTCTGGACAACTCCACCATCTCTCTCCAGATGGGCACCAACAAGGTGGCGTCTCAGAGGGGTATGAGTGTGTACGGTCTGGGCCGCCAGGTCTATGACCCCAAGTACTGCGCTCCCCCAACAGAGCCGGTCATACACACCAACGGCAGCCAGGGCACTGGCACCAACGGCTCTGAGATCAGCGACAGTGACTATCAGGTCGAATTCCAGGAGGAGGAGTACCACGGAGGTTACCATGAcgactacagctcccattacAATGATCAGGGCATTGACTATTAGTGGAGACCTCAACCTCCAGAGCAGTATTAACGAGTGTATTTCTATCAAGTCCACAACAGAGCAAGTCTTTTGCTATCCTCATAGTCTTCTTATTATCTTGaagcataaaatgaaatgttgccTTGAGTGCATTCCTTCTTCACCTCAACTCTTTGATTTGAGCAGCAAATGTTGTAAGAAGTTGTAGTAGCATAGAATAATGAGATACAGtgatacaaatgttttttttttaagcttgacAACATTCTTTTTAATACCCACTTTTTAAAAGATGTATTAATGATGGAACACTGAAGTAGTGATAACTTTGTTGAGTGATGATGTAGCATCAGGTGAAGCTGCTGCATTCCAATGTTTGTATTCCTGCACTGAAACTGTGCTGATGATCCATGTAGTCCTACACAATAGGCTCATTTATGTGCTTATCTCCCCTCTTTGTTCTGTCTGTGTTCATAACAAGCGGCCACAGTTTGTGATATTGGTTTAAATTCGTAATAATCACTAGAAGGGTTAGTTTTTTCTTGAAATGATGAGCATGTAAATTGTGATGGCTGTTCAGATAGTGCAGGTGACCAAACTGAGCTAACTCAACCCTAGGGCTAGACTTCCTCATGTCATCACACAGCctat
Protein-coding regions in this window:
- the cnn3a gene encoding calponin-3a — its product is MTHFNKGPAYGLSAEVRSKIAQKYDQQKEEELRFWIEEVTGMSIGENFQKGLKDGVILCELINKLQPGSVKKINLSQLNWHKLENLGNFIKAILAYGLKPNDIFEANDLFENGNMTQVQTTLLALASMAKTKGMDTKIDIGVKYADKQARHFDNEKIKAGQCVIGLQMGTNKCASQAGMTAYGTRRHLYDPKTQTDKPYDQTTISLQMGTNKGASQAGMSAPGTRRDIYDQKVAQQPLDNSTISLQMGTNKVASQRGMSVYGLGRQVYDPKYCAPPTEPVIHTNGSQGTGTNGSEISDSDYQVEFQEEEYHGGYHDDYSSHYNDQGIDY